In Zingiber officinale cultivar Zhangliang chromosome 6A, Zo_v1.1, whole genome shotgun sequence, a single genomic region encodes these proteins:
- the LOC121998749 gene encoding UDP-glucuronate 4-epimerase 1-like, producing the protein MMRLNEDDMFPSTPGKVKIERAHSMNRQFHRCFASTGTMFLWALFLIALTASYLSFESFVDSSSRYFNSSWGGMRWEMQIRTSATPRRAGGKSVLLTGAAGFVGTHVSMALRKRGDGVVGLDNFNSYYDPSLKKARKAVLASHGVFVVEGDINDARLLSKLFDVVPFTHVMHLAAQAGVRYAIENPASYVHSNIAGLVALLEACKSADPQPAIVWASSSSVYGLNEKVPFSESDRTDRPASLYAATKKAGEEITHTYNHIYGLSITGLRFFTVYGPWGRPDMAYFSFTRNILQGKPITVYRGKNRADLARDFTYIDDIVRGCVASLDTASKSTGSGGSKRGPAQFRIFNLGNTSPVTVPALVRILEQHLKVKATINEVEMPGNGDVPFTHANISFARAELGYNPTTNLEVGLKKFVKWYLSYYGYNPRSTARTSKSL; encoded by the coding sequence ATGATGAGATTGAACGAAGACGACATGTTCCCGTCGACGCCGGGGAAGGTCAAGATCGAGCGGGCGCACTCCATGAATCGCCAGTTCCACCGGTGCTTCGCCTCCACCGGCACCATGTTCCTGTGGGCGCTCTTCTTGATCGCGCTGACCGCCTCTTACCTCAGCTTCGAGAGCTTCGTCGATTCTTCCTCCCGCTACTTCAACTCCTCTTGGGGCGGGATGCGGTGGGAGATGCAGATCCGGACGTCCGCCACCCCCCGCCGCGCCGGCGGCAAGTCCGTGCTCCTCACCGGCGCCGCCGGCTTCGTCGGCACGCACGTGTCTATGGCCCTCCGCAAGCGCGGCGACGGCGTCGTCGGGCTGGATAACTTCAACAGCTACTACGATCCGTCGCTGAAGAAGGCCCGCAAGGCGGTCCTGGCGTCGCACGGCGTGTTCGTGGTGGAGGGAGACATCAACGACGCCCGCCTCCTCTCCAAGCTCTTCGATGTCGTGCCCTTCACCCACGTGATGCACCTAGCGGCGCAGGCCGGCGTCCGCTACGCCATCGAGAACCCGGCGTCTTACGTCCACAGCAACATCGCTGGTCTGGTCGCCCTGCTCGAGGCCTGCAAGTCCGCTGATCCGCAGCCGGCGATCGTCTGGGCGTCGTCTTCGTCGGTGTACGGCCTCAACGAGAAGGTGCCCTTCTCGGAGTCCGACCGCACAGACCGTCCTGCATCCCTCTACGCCGCCACCAAGAAAGCCGGCGAGGAGATCACCCACACCTACAACCACATCTACGGCCTCTCCATCACCGGCCTTCGTTTCTTCACCGTCTACGGGCCCTGGGGCCGCCCCGACATGGCCTACTTCTCCTTCACCCGCAACATCCTCCAGGGTAAGCCCATCACCGTCTACCGCGGCAAGAACAGGGCCGACCTCGCCCGCGACTTCACCTACATCGACGACATCGTCAGGGGCTGCGTCGCCTCCCTCGACACCGCGTCCAAGAGTACTGGCAGCGGCGGCAGCAAGCGCGGTCCAGCCCAGTTCCGCATCTTCAACCTGGGCAACACATCGCCGGTCACTGTGCCGGCTCTCGTCCGCATCCTGGAGCAGCACCTCAAGGTGAAGGCGACGATCAACGAGGTGGAGATGCCCGGCAACGGCGACGTCCCCTTCACCCATGCCAACATCAGCTTTGCTCGCGCCGAGCTCGGCTACAACCCAACGACCAACCTGGAGGTCGGCCTCAAGAAGTTCGTCAAGTGGTACCTCTCCTACTACGGCTACAACCCCAGATCCACCGCCAGAACTTCCAAAAGCTTGTAA
- the LOC121998751 gene encoding pentatricopeptide repeat-containing protein At4g30825, chloroplastic-like: protein MGSLKIAAGWDVHELKQRSQLRNPNSCAVALLCFDSSKSGFGFRFIVGKKKAGKQGSSRLNVGNREKTSLISSYEDASGLSLKRSVRLENFVVCGLDRKDGSILATRSVNKNDGNLNLKNPVSKTLDLQDKTTSTKNRRKIWNRFQRMQKASQQKVSSMLIPTSKDVFEKRIAEGEIDAGESNANPDSSMEHCNSILKRLEKRSEEKTVQFFEWMRQYGKVGENIDAYCLVLRALARKEDWSRASMLIQEMTSESLCELDVKVFNPLIYVCAKRGLVGWGTKWFHMMLEKGIDPNVATIGMLMALYQKKSCLSQAEFAFGHMRRLKLKCIKAYSAMITICTRLRLYHKSEDIIRVMNEEKILPDTENWLVRLNAYCQQGKTEEAEAVLKSMLETGMPPNIIAYNTLITGYGRVANMKAAKHLFQNLESVGLNPDETTYRSMVEGFGRTDNYEEALWYYEKLKSLGFHPNSSNFYTLINLQAKYGDVMGTTQTLEDMRIAGCQYSSIVSSLLQAYEKAGRIESVPQILEASFYQKILLDATSCSILAIAYVKNSLIDDALRVLKEKKWEDTSFEENLYHLLICSCKESSHYENAVKIYLQMSDSRFNQNLHITCSMIDIYSAMDRFNEAEKLYLKLKDNCVTLDMIAYSIVVRMYIRAGSLENACVVLEMMEKEKNVVPDTFLFRDMLRTYQQCGMTHKLANVYYWILKSGVVWDEAMYNCVINCCARALPVDELSRLFEEMMRNGCAVNTITFNVMLDVYGKTGMLKKAWKVFCVAHKQGLADVISYNTIIAAYGKSKDFQSMETVIDKMQSSGHPVSLEAYNCLLDAYGKDNRLVEFHDILRKMKEAQCISDHYTYNIMINIYGTKGWIKEVACVLAELKNRGLEPDLYSYNTLIKAYGIAGMVEEAVNVVQEMRSRGIRPDRITYSNLITSLQKNESFLEAVKWSLWMKQMESHSELCPS, encoded by the coding sequence ATGGGTTCGCTGAAGATTGCTGCAGGTTGGGATGTCCACGAGCTGAAGCAACGCAGTCAATTGAGGAACCCTAACTCGTGTGCGGTCGCTTTGCTTTGTTTCGACTCATCAAAATCAGGCTTTGGCTTCAGGTTCATCGTGGGCAAGAAGAAAGCAGGCAAGCAGGGTTCGAGCCGATTGAATGTAGGCAATCGGGAGAAGACTAGTTTGATTTCTTCTTATGAAGACGCGAGTGGTTTGTCGCTCAAACGTAGTGTTCGATTGGAGAATTTTGTGGTTTGTGGATTGGATAGGAAGGATGGGTCCATTTTGGCCACTAGATCTGTCAACAAAAATGACGGGAATTTGAACCTTAAGAATCCGGTCTCAAAGACGCTGGATCTTCAGGATAAGACCACAAGTACGAAGAACAGGAGGAAAATATGGAATCGGTTCCAGAGAATGCAGAAAGCATCGCAGCAGAAAGTTTCAAGTATGTTAATTCCTACAAGCAAGGATGTGTTTGAGAAAAGGATTGCTGAAGGCGAAATTGATGCTGGAGAATCTAATGCTAATCCTGATTCTAGTATGGAACACTGTAACTCTATTCTTAAGCGCCTTGAGAAGAGAAGTGAGGAAAAGACAGTGCAGTTCTTTGAATGGATGAGGCAGTATGGAAAAGTTGGAGAAAATATTGATGCTTATTGCTTAGTATTGCGAGCCTTGGCGAGGAAGGAGGATTGGTCTAGAGCCAGTATGTTAATTCAGGAAATGACTTCTGAGTCCCTGTGCGAATTGGATGTTAAGGTCTTCAATCCACTAATATATGTATGTGCCAAAAGGGGGCTAGTTGGATGGGGAACAAAATGGTTTCACATGATGTTGGAGAAGGGCATCGATCCTAATGTTGCTACGATTGGCATGCTTATGGCACTTTACCAAAAGAAGTCTTGTCTTTCTCAAGCTGAATTTGCATTTGGTCACATGAGAAGATTGAAATTGAAATGCATCAAAGCATACTCAGCCATGATCACCATTTGCACTCGCCTCAGGCTGTACCACAAATCAGAAGATATCATCAGGGTTATGAACGAAGAGAAAATCCTTCCAGATACAGAGAACTGGTTAGTGCGCCTTAATGCTTACTGTCAACAAGGTAAAACAGAAGAGGCTGAAGCTGTGTTGAAGTCCATGCTCGAAACTGGGATGCCTCCCAATATTATTGCATATAATACCTTGATCACTGGGTATGGGAGGGTTGCTAACATGAAGGCTGCAAAgcatttatttcaaaatcttgaAAGTGTTGGTTTAAATCCCGATGAAACCACCTATAGGTCCATGGTTGAAGGCTTTGGAAGAACTGACAACTATGAGGAAGCATTGTGGTACTATGAGAAACTTAAAAgtttaggatttcacccaaacTCTTCCAACTTCTATACCCTAATTAATCTGCAAGCTAAATATGGGGATGTGATGGGCACTACTCAAACACTTGAAGACATGAGAATAGCAGGTTGTCAATATTCTTCAATTGTTAGTAGTCTTCTTCAGGCTTATGAAAAGGCAGGAAGGATAGAAAGTGTGCCTCAAATTCTAGAGGCAtctttttatcagaaaatattgTTAGATGCTACGTCATGTTCTATTTTAGCTATTGCCTATGTGAAAAATTCATTGATTGATGATGCTTTAAGAGTTTTAAAGGAGAAAAAATGGGAAGATACTAGTTTTGAAGAAAACTTGTATCATCTATTGATATGTTCTTGCAAGGAGTCTAGCCATTACGAGAATGCAGTCAAGATCTATCTGCAGATGTCTGATTCTAGGTTTAATCAAAATCTTCATATAACATGTTCTATGATTGATATCTACAGTGCCATGGATAGGTTTAATGAAGCTGAGAAGTTGTACCTAAAGTTGAAAGATAACTGTGTCACCCTTGATATGATTGCCTATAGTATAGTGGTGAGGATGTATATCCGAGCAGGGTCCCTGGAGAATGCTTGTGTGGTATTGGAAATGATGGAGAAAGAGAAGAATGTAGTCCCCGATACATTTCTATTCCGTGACATGCTTCGGACCTATCAACAATGTGGCATGACACATAAGTTGGCAAATGTCTACTATTGGATACTTAAAAGTGGAGTTGTATGGGATGAGGCAATGTACAATTGTGTTATAAACTGTTGTGCCCGTGCCTTACCTGTGGATGAGCTCTCAAGGTTGTTTGAGGAAATGATGCGGAATGGGTGTGCCGTCAACACTATAACTTTCAATGTAATGCTAGATGTCTATGGAAAAACCGGAATGCTTAAGAAGGCTTGGAAAGTATTTTGCGTGGCCCACAAGCAGGGGTTGGCAGATGTTATTTCCTACAACACCATCATAGCAGCATACGGAAAAAGCAAGGATTTCCAGAGCATGGAAACTGTTATTGACAAAATGCAATCTTCAGGTCACCCTGTTTCCTTGGAAGCATATAACTGCCTGCTGGATGCATATGGAAAAGATAACCGACTGGTGGAGTTCCATGATATTTTGCGTAAGATGAAGGAAGCTCAGTGTATTTCTGATCATTATACTTACAACATTATGATAAACATCTATGGGACAAAGGGCTGGATCAAAGAGGTTGCTTGTGTGCTTGCTGAACTGAAGAATCGTGGGCTTGAACCTGATTTGTATAGTTACAACACCTTGATCAAGGCATATGGAATTGCTGGAATGGTAGAAGAGGCTGTTAATGTGGTACAAGAAATGAGGAGTAGAGGGATTAGACCTGACAGAATAACATATTCCAACCTCATAACCTCCCTCCAAAAGAACGAAAGTTTCCTAGAGGCTGTTAAATGGTCACTGTGGATGAAGCAGATGGAATCTCATTCTGAGCTCTGCCCATCATAG